In the Ranitomeya imitator isolate aRanImi1 chromosome 2, aRanImi1.pri, whole genome shotgun sequence genome, GCAGATGCCGATCCAGAGTGTCCAATAATCTGGGCAAGCGACTGACCTCACAGTCCGATAATCTGGCACCTGTCAGTTGTCCTTGGTGCTGGATCACATGAATGTTACCGATGTCCTTCATCAGCGGATTTGTAATAAATTCATTAACTCTCCGCAGAGCAGGTGAGATGGGCGAGAGCCGCACAACACCGGAGAGAAATGGGCGAGAGAGGCACAACTCTGGATGAGAGACGGACGAGAGCCAAACAACGCCGGGGAGAAAGGGGCGAGAGCAGAACAACGCCGGGCGAGAGACGCACAACACCAGGGAGAGACGGGTGAGAGACGCACAATGCCAGGGAAAGATGGGCGAGAGAGGCACAACTCTGGCTGAGAGACGGCCGAGAGACACACAACTCCGGGGAGAAAGGCGCGAGAGCAGAACAACGCTGGGCAAGAGACACACAACACCGGGGAGAGATGGGCGAGAGACGCACAATGCCAGGgagagatgggtgagagaggcACAACTCCGGGGAGAAAGGGACGAGAGCCGAACAACGCTGGGCGAGAAACGCACAACACCGGGGAGAGACGGGCGAAAGCCTCACAAGGCCGGGGAGAGACGGGCGAGAGCCTCACAACGCCGGCAAGAGACGCACAACGCCAGGGAGAGACAGGTGAGAGCCACACAATGCCGGGGAGAGACGGGCGAGAGCCACACAACGCCGGGGAGAGATGGGCGAGAGCCGGACAACACCGGGGAGAGACGGGCGAGAGCCTCACAACGCCAGGGAGAGATGGGCGAGAGCCGCACAACACCAGGGAGAGACGGGCGAGAGCCGCACAACACCGGGGAGAGACGGGCGAGAGCCTCACAACGCCGGCGAGAAACGCACAACGCCAGGGAGAGACAGGCGAGAGCCACACAATGCCAGGGAGAGACGGGCGAGAGCCACACAACGCCGGGGAGAGATGGGCGAGAACCAGACAACACCGGGGAGAGATGGGCGAGAGCCTCACAATGCCAGGGAGAGATGGGTGAGAGCCGCACAACACCAGGGAGAGACGGGCGATAGCCGCACAACACCGGGGAGAGACGGGCGAGAGCCTCACAACGCCGGCGAGAGACGCACAACGCCAGGGAGAGACAGGCGAGAGACACACAATGCCGGGGAGAGACGGGCGAGAGCCACACAACGCCGGGGAGAGATGGGCGAGAGCCGGACAACACCGGGGAGAGACGGGCGAGAGCCTCACAACGCCAGGGAGAGATGGGCGAGAGCCGCACAACACCGGGGAGAGATGGGCGAGAGCCGCACAATGCcagggagagacggccgagagctgcACAATGCCAGGGAGAGATGGGCGAGAGCCGGACACCACCGGGGAGAGACGGGCGAGAGCCTCACAACACCGGCGAGAGGTGCCAGGAAAAGATGGACGAGAGCCGCACACGCCGGGGAGAGATGGACGAGAGCCGCACACGCCGGGGAGAGACAGGCGAGAGACGCACAACGCCAGGGAGAGATGGGCGAGAGAGGCACAACTCCGGGGAGAAAGGGGCGAGAGCCGAAGAACGCCGGGCAAGAGACACACAACACCGGGGAGAGACGGGCGAGAGCCTCACAACGTCGGGGAGAGACGAGCGAGAGCCGCACAATGCTGGGGAGAGACGGGCGAGAGACACACAACACCAGGGAGAGATGGGCGAGAGCCTCACAACGTCGGGGAGAGACGAGCGAGAGCCGCACAAAGCCGGGGAGAGAGGGGCGAGAGCTGCACAACGCCGGGGAGAGACGAGCGAGAGACGGACAAAGCAGGGGAGAGATGGGCGAGAGCCGTACAACATTAGGGAGAGACAGGCGAGAGCGGCACAATACCAGGGAGAGACGAGCGAGAGCCGCACAACGCCGGGAAGAGACGGGCGAGAGCCGCATAATGCCGGGGAGAGACGGGCGAGAGCCGGACAAAGCAGGGGACAGATGGGCGAGAGCCGTACAACACCAGGGAGAGACAGGCGAGAGTGGCACAACACCAGGGAGAGATGGGCGAGAGCCGCACAACACCTGGGAGAGACGGGCGAGAGACGCATAACGCCGGGGAGAGACAGGCAAGAGCTGAACAACTCCTGGCGAGAGATGCACAATGCCGGAAAAAGACGACTTAAAGACGAATAACTCTGGGCGAGAGACGCCAAACACCAGGGAGTGATGGGCGAGAGCCAAGCAACTCTGGACGAGAGACGAATAACTCCGGGGAGAGACGGGCGAGTGACGCATAATGCCAGGGAGAGACGCACAAGGCTGGGCAAGAGATGGGCGAGAGCCGAACGCCAGGTGAGAGACACACAACGCTGGGCAAGAGAGGGGCAAGAGACGCACAACTCCAGACGAGAGACGCCGGGAGAGAGATGCTGTTGTaacagggtggtgctgttatggacagtaaggaacacgctgtcactttaagaggctgcacccacttgtctggcgtgatggaatgttctgcttctcccctgcaataatcgttgtaatgaactggtctgtgcagagtgcaggtgtggagctggagcaacgtgtaagctgaggctgctgcagagaggactttttgtgctgatagctgaaagagaactgtgtcctgatatagctgcaagagagccacgaagatacagagaaagggatttacagtttccaggagcatccctaggatccagaagcaaggagaagaccacgtttcacagagctgacagaaagccgtgcacaccaccgtattggactgctgggggccacctgggactggacctgattctccaacatcaccgtgagtgttCCTGTTtgatgcacctgttagggcctagtgtaggcttcaatagtcagtacacgggagccgtatggcctgcttagtaaaggccagggaggttatacatagaatagcatcatcactcgtttattgtttacatttgcttgttagacatattttgagtctgcaatagttggagcaccatgctattttacgaaaagataaagtttattactcttgtaaattgtcgtttgccattgtaaacccctgtttgcatcttcctcattcctttcattccttgcctcccaataaatctacccttcgttgtttgcacctcatcttgtgtacagtagtcttcctgcaccgtggtggtcccccggccatcgcttcactgtcacggggttaccgcaacattgtggagccagaagaccgcagcatctgactgctcctactccggcgctgagaagcggcacttcttcattttaatggtgtttatttcttttgggagAACAGGGGTTAAATAGTGATGTTGGAAAGCGCTGtgctcagctgagctcggttagccactcctttctcctttaatctgggctctgttactaatccttatcagagctagcatttgctgcatggctatcgGACATAGGAGCAcacatgagaaggagagttggaggagttatctgtgactgttgcttggtttgtatgtgtggaaattccttatccttctctgttttgctTTCTTGCCTTTCCTGCACACCCTGGTGAATTCCTCTCTTGTATGTGTGTGAATTTTTTGTatgtctggagttttctgttaacccttgtctgtgttgccttgtcgggttggtgtactacggtgtacAGTAGCGCCCCCCCCTTCCCTGGGTggcggaagagaacagacggaggactaacttaggagataaggcaaggtcagaggccccggcatcttcaccttcagaagtatcctggggaatagggcgagctagggctccccctagtgttagggacaggcaaGAAGCCCCTGGTCACCCAACAGATGTGTTGTGATAGACGCACAACTCCGGGCGAGAGACACGCACAACTCTGGGCGAGAGACACGCAAAACTTTGGGTGACAGCCAGGAGAAAGACAGAAGAGAGAAGCACAATGCCAGAAGTCACGCAGCAAAGAAAAGTTAATAAAATAGGAATATCCCAGAATGTGGAAACTTATCTTCTATCTCAGAGCAGCAAAAACAACCACGATAtaagagcagaatagtgactgcagctctggaggtgactggaggatttgacctgatgtaacagcagaatagtgagtgcagctctggaggtgactggaggataaagcAGGATGTAACATCAGAAGAGTGACTGCAGGATAAGAAATGATatgacagcagaatagtgattgcagctctgaagGTGATTGGAGGATAAGAAATGATAtgacagcagaacagtgagtgcagctctggaggtgactggaggactaTACCAGGAGTCCGTGTCCTTCCACTGTGGTGGTCCCACTCACTACAGTGTCGACGTCTCTGGGGGTGTTGAACTCTTTGGCCCGGTTGCGGCTGTGCAGAGCTTGTTTTCCTACCTACGTGGGGCTCATGTGCGGCCAGGACCCCTGTGACTGGCTCTGGTGGACCCTTAAACACATGTGGGGTGGCGGATGAGTCCTGGGGGTCCGGTTGGCTCAGCAGGGGGAGGACGACATCTGGTCATAGTCAGGACACTTCAGCAGCGCTGGGTAGTTGGACCCCATCGGCAGCGAGGCCTCACTGGAGATATCGGAGGGGCTTCGGCCCCTCGCCCACGCCTCGGGGTGCAGGAACTGGCCAGAGTAGTCGGAGCAGTTGCTGAGCCGCGGCCGGTAGTAGCCAGGGTGCGGCCGGTAGGCGTCCTCCGCCGTGTACCGCTTCATGAACAGGTAGACGGACATCACCCCCGCACTCTGTGGAAGACACCCTGCTATTAGCACCTCACCGTTACCGTACAACTACCCCCATCATCCGCCACTTACCTCTGTCAGCAGGAATGAGATGGCAGCAAAGGCGAAGGACCAGCCGTACTTGTAGCTGAAGACAGACTCCGCGTCCTGCGGCCGATTCAGGAGCTCATCATTAATGCTGGAAATGTAGAGAACCAGCCCGACCACCAGAGAGAGACCTGCGGGGTGAGAGTGTCCCGTGAGTCATCACTGTACAGAGAGAGAGACCTGAGAGGCAAGAGTGGCCCGTGAGTCATCACTGTATAGAGAGAGAGACCTGAGAGGCAAGAGTGGCGCGTGAGTCATCACTGTATAGAGAGAGAGACCTGAGAGGCAAGAGTGGCCCGTGAGTCATCActgtatagagagagagagacctgagaGGCAAGAGTGGCCCGTGAGTCATCACTGTAAAGAGAGAGAGACCTGAGAGGCAAGAGTGGCCCGTGAGTCatcactgtatacagagagagaTCTGAGGGGTGAGAGCGGTACATGAGTCATCACTGAGAACAGAGGTGGTCTCAGGGAGGTGGTGGTATTTGGGGGGGTCTAAGGACAGATGGTAAATTAAAGAAGGCAGCCCTTCTTATGGGGTATAAGAATCCTTTATCGAGTCATGATGGGGACTGCCAGGAAATAggaaagttctgattacttcacttacacatacagcgctctcagctgcagtttcctctgcctgccaacacaaggctggagttctgagccactctttctccctctgcTTGTGTGTGTAATCCTAAACTCCTCATttcccccctccctcaagaatttatatggctcTATGCTGCGACAGACAAGTCTGTCTACcctcctcattcccccctcccacctggtactggCTAGAACTGGTACAGAAAGCATGAGATTCTATTGTCCTTTTACGAGTATATATATTGGCACCAATCAGGGCAAGAGATATAATAtatccggatgt is a window encoding:
- the CACNG5 gene encoding voltage-dependent calcium channel gamma-5 subunit isoform X3; protein product: MRCCRWILTRKPRKFISLLRYSQVPLCPRSGGPLRGMGVCSRRALTLLSSVFAVCALGLLGVAVSTDYWLYLEEGVLLPQNQTTEIKMSLHSGLWRVCFLAGEERGRCFTIEYVMPMNVQMTSESTVSVLSLSLVVGLVLYISSINDELLNRPQDAESVFSYKYGWSFAFAAISFLLTESAGVMSVYLFMKRYTAEDAYRPHPGYYRPRLSNCSDYSGQFLHPEAWARGRSPSDISSEASLPMGSNYPALLKCPDYDQMSSSPC